The DNA region AATTATAGGTTTTGCTGAGGATTTTACTCACAATATCGCCTCTCACGAAATCGGAATTTTAGGTCACATTAAGCCAACTTCCGCGTGGTCTCAAAACAAGAGCCCTAAGGTCGTGCTTTACTGCGGCCGGATAAAAACCGGTAATCTTCGCCACCAACCATTCACAACCGTGGTGATTAAAATCTCGCGCCAAATGTGACGTCACCGGACCGGCTCCGCGGCGGCGACGTTGGACCCTTTTTCCCATGAGACTGCACTCGGTCTGAACCTGCCTCACCTGGCATCACAGCTCTTCGTATTACATTATATTATGATTTGTGTTACAAAAACACTTTCACTCCCACATTCTTCCattcacacacatacacacatagaCCGACCGGGGATTAGActtggtggcggcggcggcggagaCGACGTTGGCGTGACCATCGGTGCGATCAAAACCGGATCTTGGCTGAGCTTTGGGTTCACTACGGAGTTTGATTTTGTCTTGTGCGCTAGTAGAAGGGAGtttgttttttgaagaattttaattatttttaattagtcTGTTTTGATAACTACCTGTCTAGGGTAaatgaacattttatttatgttattaataACTGAAGTTATCAAATTCGAATTTATATCTGTTCATTATCTTCTTCGGCAATGGTGGCTGAATATCTAGCAATGTCAAAATCAAAAGTGATTCAAATTAATTACAGAGATAAATttctcattttgaaaaaaaaaaaaaacaactctaatacacaattaaaagcattaaataaaatgcatttggaATAACATAACAGAGgtcaatttacatttttgatttcACACCTTTCAGaattatattgttttgtttttgctgtgAAATTGCGAtcacatatttatttttgattgtacaAACTAGAGTtaatttaatgaaataaaagcaatttgcttgaaatttaaaaatcggttctcaaaatattttgttcaggtttatattttaaatacatttcttGGATTATTCACGTActatttatgcaacaagttttttttattgaaaatattgaaattttggtcttacaaaataaaaaaataaaaagtagatacaaattaaattcttttaattttaaaattaaggaaTCACatctttgttaaaaaatatgtttaaagagcttagaaaatttactaCTATTTTACTTCTAAGACTTAAGTAATaagttattatgaaaattttgagccaaatcggttaaggttgaAGGGTTGCTatagatgagcagttctctacggaatcggtcttttttctttaattttaatttttgtattttttaatccggctgaaacttttttggtgccttcggtatgcccaaaaaggccattttgcattattagtttttccatatacttttccatacaaatttgaaagctgtccgtacaaaaatgatgtatgaaaattcaaaaatctgtatctattgaagaatttttttgatcattggtgtcttcggcaaagttgtaggtatggatatggactacactgaaaaaaaatgatacacggtaattttttttggagatttttaatttcactttttgtcactaaaacttgatttgcaaaaaaaaaaacactatttttatttttttattttttatatgttttttttaaagtcctctattaaatgccaacttttcagaaatttccagaatgggcaaaaaatctttgaccgagttatgatttttagaatCAATACAATTCAGCGAACGACTGGACAACGCGTACCATAGGTACATTATGTACCGTAGGTATAAAATAGACCCACCAAGTGGTCCTTTAGCCTCTTGTCCTGTAACTCCGATACCCTGGCCTCCCCGCGGTGCTGGCCGGGATACTAGTAACCATTGCAGAGACCGGGTAACCAACCCCCGGTGGAAACTTTGGTAGTATGCTGACAGGGTAAGGGGGGCTCCACCCTCTTCGGAGGGTGTAGCTGTACCGTTAGGCTTCGAGATAAAAgcccccgttacggtgtcgagagaaaaccgcAGCTGGGTCCCGGAAGCTGcaaggtggcagccccaccccgagactaggtattcGCAGCCCTGGTTAGGCGGCATACCGAAGTAAATCACCAACTCAGAAAAACGAAAGAAGAAATTCAGGACGGATTAATCGGCATCAGACCAGGCGATGTAAAAAGGAcaacgattggaaactcggtacTTGGAACGTTCGAACTCTCCAAGATCCTGCACGTGCTGGCCTTCTTGCCCGGGAGCTGCACAAGCTGAACGTGCATGTGGCCGCCATCCAGGAAGTTCGATGGCCCGGTCATGGAGAGCGAGAATTCACGGCGGTGGACCCCATCGCCAACACCTCTTTCAAGTACCACATCTACTACAGTGGCGGCGAAAAGGCGATGCACGGAGTCGGTTTTGTAGTGATTGGGGATCAAAAGAACCGAGTCATCAAGTGGAAGGTGGTGAATGACCGGATCTGCGTGTTGAGAATAAAGGGCAAATTCTTCAACTACAGCCTGATCAACATCTACGCTCCGACGAACGACAAGCCCGATGACGAGaaagacgctttctacgagcgtcTGGACAAGACCTATGGAGAGTGCCCAAGACACGACGTGAAGATAGTCATCGGAGACGCAAACGCGCAGGTCGGAAGGGAAGCCTTCTTCCATCCTGTCATCGGCAAGGAGAGCCTTCATCCTCGCACGAATGACAACGGCCTACGTTTGGTCAATTTCGCCGCAGCCAGAGGAATGGCTATCTGTAGCACCTTCTTTGCGCGCATGAACATTCGGAAGCACACCTGGCGACACCCGAATGGCGAATCGTGCACACAAATCGATCACGTTTTGGTGGATGGTCGACACTTCTCGGACGTGATGGACGTCCGATCGTACAGAGGACCGAACATCGACTCTGATCACTTCCTGGTAGCGTGCAAGATCCGAGCTAGGCTGTCGAACGTGTTGACCCCGCGGACTGCGAGGGTAGCGCGGTTGAACGTCCAGCGCCTCGCGAGCAGCGACGTTGCTGCAGAGTACAGTCGGAAGCTTGACGAGCGGATCAACGAGGACGCGCCTACGGGTAACCTGGACGAGCAATGGGAGCCCTCCAGAGCATCGTCAACACAACGGCTACCGAAGTGATCGGCACGACCAGAGGACGCAAACCCAAAGGGTGGTTCGATGCGGAGTGCCAGCGAGTGACGGACGAGAAGAACGAGGCCAGGAAGCGTATGCTCGTTAAGGGTACGCGCCGAAACTGTGAGCGATACAGTGAGTTGCGAAGAGCAGAGAAACGAATCCACCGCCGAAAAGAACGGGAGTACGACGAAACGATACTTGCCGAAGCGGAAGCACAGTACAACGTGAACGATAAGCGGAGGTTTTACGCAACTGTCAACGGTGTAAGAAGGAAAACCACGCCTTCCCCTGTGATGTGCAACGACACGGAAGGCAACCTGTTGACAGACAAGACTGCGGTGGCGGCTAGGTGGAAGGAGCACTTCCAGCAGCTGTTGAATGGTGAGGCACGAGAGGGAATCGTCGAGGACAGGATACACGTTGAGGAAGATGGAAAAGCTGTGGACCCGCCTACGTTGGAGGAAGTAGCTAAGGCTGTTAAAGAGCTCAAGAACGGGAAATCCGCGGGAAAGGACGGACTTCCGGCCGAACTTTTCAAGCACGGGGTACGCGGATGACCGAGATTCTGCACCAAATCATCCTACGCATTTGGTGCGAAGAACAGCTTCCGACCGACTGGTTAGACGGGCTCGTCACCCCAATCTACAAGAAAGGGCAAAGACTCGATTGTGCCAACTATCGAGGCATCACAATCCTCAACGCAGCGTACAAAGTACTCTCCCGCATCCTGTGGAGCAAGCTGAGACCGATGACCGAGACCCTTGTCGGCGAATACCAGTGCGGTTTTCGAGCGGCTCGGTCAACGACGGATCAGATGTTCACACTGCGACAAATCCTCGACAAGTTCCGGGAGTACAACCTGCAAACACACCAtttgttcatcgacttcaaAGCGGCGTACGATTCGGTCAAAAGAAACGAACTTTGGAAGATTATGGTAGAACACGGCTTTCCGGCGAAGCTTATAAGACTGATTCGTGCAACGCTCGACGGAGCAAAATCAAGCGTGCGAATAGCCAACGAGACATCTGAAGCTTTCGTTACGTTGGATGGATTGAAGCAGGGCGATGCTCTCTCGGACTTACTGTTCATCATAGCGTTGGAGGGTGCTGCGCGAAGGGCAGGCGTGCAAAGAAACGGAACACTCATCACTAAATCGCACATGCTGCTTGGATACGCTGACGACATCGACATCATTGGTATCGACCGTCGTTCAGTGGAGGAGGCGTTCGTCCCTTTCAAGCGGGAAGCTGCGAAGATCGGACTGACCATTAACACTGCCAAGACCAAGTATCTGGTTGCTGGCAGAGCGCGTGGCAGTGCAGGTGATGGTGTTTCGGAGGTGGAAATAGATGGAGAAAGATATGAGGTGGTGGATGAATTTGTATATCTTGGTACACTCGTGACGTGCGACAACGATGTGAGCTGCGAAGTGAAACGGCGGATTAGTGCTGCAAACAGGGCCTTCTACGGTCTTCGTAGCCAGCTAAGGTCCCGCAGCCTAAGGACGCCTACGAAAATCACGCTGTACAGGACCTTGATACTCCCTGTAGCTCTTTACGGTCACGAGTCGTGGACGCTAAAGGAGGCTGACCAGAGAGCACTTGGGGTCTTCGAGCGGAGAATCCTGCGTTCTATCTTCGGCGGCAAGCAAGTAGGAGACCGGTGGCGCAGGCGCATGAACTTCGAGCTGTACCAAGACTACAAACATGCTGATATCGTAAAAGTCATCAAGCACGACAGGCTGAAGTGGGCTGGACATGTAGCCAGAATGTCGGACGAGCGGGCGGCTAAAACGATATTCAGTAGCGAACCTGGACGGGGTCGTCGGCTTCGTGGAAGGCCTCGTACGCGTTGGCTGTGTGCAGTCGACGAAGATGCAAGAGCGGCCAACATTGTGGGCGACTGGAGACGAGCGGCCCAAGATCGAGCATCCTGGAAATCTTCGATTAGTTCAGCGTTGGGTCGATAGacctgttgctgataaagtaaagtaaagtacaatttttttttcatgaaatcgaaatattggtcgtaaaaatttttcaacttaatttttcgatataaaattgaatttacaatcaaaaagtactttagtgaaattttgataaagttcatcttttttaagttatagccatttttatgtaactttttttgaaaatagtcgcagtttttcattttttaaattagtgcacatgtttgcccacttttgaaaaaaatatttttgaaaagctgagaaaattcccaatattttgctttttgaactttgttgatacgacctttagttgctgagacaatGCCATGCAAAGCACAGTGGGCGGAAtagaacccaaaatcggacttaattgaacgcggctggttccctggtatgaaaaatagtatttcttatgtaaaaaaatccggggaatcgattggtgatggtttcatccaccgcacgaaaaggaaaactatcaagtgcaaatcgccattcttatgtaaaattgtcttatctttacgataaaaatatttttagatttttaaaatcagacctaacatttgaaaacggccaaaaatgcttttatagcggagtaggggttaaatggaccctagatgatttttgcgttggaagtggttatttttactggatttttgggacattttcacataagttaagtgcactttggatggccgcatgaagccttcgctctaaatacagactgatttttaagaaaaatgtaaaaaaggggaattggggcaaaatggaccctttgccttTTCGTGCGGtgaatgaaaccatcaccaatcgattcaccggattttttacataagaaacactatttttcatacccgggaaccagccgcgttcaattaagtccgattttgggttccatttcgcccactgtgcaaaggtttgaaaacaggATTTTCACTTGATGTTTCATccgaacaacccaccattttcggatgtcgatatctcagcaactataggtccgatttacaatgtttaaagatgaaaaattcgtgaaattttccgatattttcgaaaataatattttcaaaaaatttaaatcaagactaacatatcaatAGGGCGTAATATagaatgtttggtctttttgaaatgttagtcttggaaaatttcacgaatgtttcatgttttaacattgtaaatcggaccattagttgctgagatatcgacataagaaaatggtgggttgtttgggtgagacttagaaaacatcaattttcttgtttttaaacctttgcattgcaatatctcagcaactaagggtcgtatcaacaaagtccgaataagcaaaatatagagaaattttttttaccttgtgtcatttttttttcagtgtagtccttatgggaccatccacaaaccacgtggacacttttttggaaatctcaccccctcgtggacaattgttcatacaaaaaaacttttgtatggagcgtggacaatctccatacccccaaagtgtccacgtggtttatggatggtccctatccatacatacaactttgccgaagacaccaaatcgatcaaaaattccttcataagatccagatttttgaattttcacatatcatttttgtatgaacagctgccaaatttgtcataaaattttactcgagaatctcacacttgacaatgattCTACATATTTGACGCCAGCTTTTGGtggaatttagatttttttcatgttttccccatacatttttgcgggttttccatacaaacatcaACGATAAAATACCTTAACCGATGTGGCTCAAAATTTGCctagttacttatttttacgtAAAGAATCGAACGAGGGGGTTATCTCTtaagatttttccaaaacttttattttttcttgtcccCATAGTGGCCACTCATGTCGGGATATCGGAAAGTCGAATAAAAGTCAGAAAATcgggaaaatttcgaaaatttgttattttcaaaaggtcaaaagGTCTCTGTCGaacaatattattaattttttggatgatttgaattttttggataatttgaatggttttcttatatttagccagtttttaattcaatttctcaATTCGTTGTGAGCCTTCCTCACACTTTTCAAATTACAACTAATTAATCTAGTTGGGATAAAtattaaacaataatttaatagtCGCAATggatacatcaatatcacttaagtggtcataactttcgaTATGATGACCAGATCTTCGAAGTTTATGACTTCATAAAAAGTTAATCTTGGTCTATAGGACCTTAAATCGACTTAACTTTTTCTTTTTGTAGAAATTATGGGTACTTCCATGTCTCAAGTAGGTATTTATGTATTtgtcaatagtttttttttgacttttttataaacaaactgaGAAACTCCATTTATTTGAGGTTCAGAAAAAACGGGATttcgaaaatgggatttgagtggccaccctggatTTTGTTTATCGGAGGTTTGCAAGGACAAACACTGAggcaaaattattttgtttgacATAGGGACAAATTTTCttccagataaaaaaaaatacaaaattagaaGTCTCGAATAAAAGTTGAGAATTTCTCAACCGGCAAAGTTGTATAAAATGTGGACGAACTAATTTTGCAAGTAACCTTTTTTGGTCACAGAGAAGTACAGtactttttatgcttttatGATGAAATGTTAAATGAATCGATATCTGAAAGGAAACCAAAAAACCCATTCAGCAACATTGACTTCAACAATTCCGATGACCTGAAGCAATCTACTGATTGCAGTTCATTCAACTGCACAGTGCAATTTCCAAAGTGCGATTGCAGCACGAAGCATGCATGAATTATGGGGCTTCACTTATGCTGTCTCATGTATTGCAACGTGTGCATCGATTGCGATTACATCAATCCGTGGTGACAAATAAATCATTGATGCCAAGTGAGTtcgaaaaacaacaacacaagaCTCTCATGGTTATGAATTGAAGCCGCACGAGAAATCTAATCAGCTGCTGCAGTCGTCAACACGAGAAATCCAATCACGCCAAGGTTTCCGCAAGCGGCTTTCCAGCGGGCCAAGTTCCGATCCTTGGTCACCACTCGTACCCGACGGCGGCACATGGCCAAAGGACAAACGGTTAATTGACTTCACCCcgtgcgtcgtcgtcgtttccCACCGACGACAACTCAATCACTTTGGTGAGCCTTTTTGTTCAAACTCCAGTGCTGATGGAAATCCGGGCTCATTCAGGTGTCATTTCTAGCACTGATTTGCCCGCCAGCCGGTACCTACAACCAAGCCAGCTATTAATAATTTCCCGTCGCAGCTGCATGCAGTTTTCTTATTCAACGACCTCAACGGGTGGAATTGTTCACAAAACTTCAACTCTCCTCCTTCTTCTTGCTCTGAATGTGTTTGGTTGAGGTTGAGGTTTTGTTCAGGATTTGCTCAAGGCTCGACTGGAAACGACTTGGAGCAgagtaatattgaaaaatatgcatGTATTTAGTGTCTCGCTGCTCCAACAGTTCACTTTTAGTGTGGCATTGTCGTTTGTGGTTTTCTTTTGCTTGTTTTGTCACTTGGTTTGACGCGTAGAGTGCACACGTGTTTTAACTAGTGGATGATTTGTGTAGGTAGAAATCCGGTTCGAATCAGCCGTGTTAAGatgttaaattgattttgaaaacttaaaaaaaatatttcaaagatttacccttttccaaaaaaaccatgtaaaatcataaaaaaatgaactcacaaaaatatagcAGAAACATGaagaattattttaaaagtatataatattcttcaaattatttttgagttcagacttttttaatcaaacttttcaagaaattggtaaaaaactaactttcaaACCaaggcaaaaattgaaaaaaaaaattatgtaatttaaTGTATGtattaattccaaaattttcaaaaaaaaaaaagttttggagacatcacaaaatttcaagaatgtttcattaaaaattggaccattgCATAAGTTCCCGAGATATCGATAATAAAAAAACTGGGGCTAACTGGGCAACACTGCTAAAATCTAATTTTTCCTGAGTCTGCATGGCCAAATCTCAGCAAAGCTCAAAATCAAGTTTTCAACGAATTACTTGTCAATTGTCCACGTATTTAGTCAATCCACCGTTCAAACCATACAAATTAAAACAATGgtgaaaagtatcacttttcgaaacaagtgctgaaatgttCTACTTTTCGGCATTTCTATtccgtactcagaattccgaaaaaacgtatttttcattcaaaaaaacactaaaaaagttttgaaaactctgctattttccgttactcgactgtaaacaaatttggaacatgtcatttcatgggaaatttgatgtacttttcaaatctacattgacccagaagggtcattttttcatttagaacaaaatttttcattttaaaatttcgtgttttttctaactttgcagggttattttttagagtgtaacaatgttctacaaaaatgtagagcagacaattacaaaaattttgatatatacatctaaggggtttgcttataaaataataataatagacatcacaccgtcttttcagacttaatttactaactaaacgggacaaacacagatcacccagaggagatgggcgggaatcgaacccgggccccttagcacacatgaggaatcggcagccgaagccgctaaccaccgcgccatgggGTCCGCCATGggtcattttcaaaactttttttttcgtaaaatcgcgataactcgttatgtttatgtatcaaaatttttgtaattgtctgctctacatctttgtagaaaattgttacactctaaaaaataaccctgcaaagttagaaaaaaacacgaaattttaaaatgaaaaattttgttctaaatgaaaaaatgacccttctgggtcaatgtaaattcgaaaagaacattaaatttcccttaaaatgacatgttccaaaaatttttacagtcgagttacggaaaatggcagagtttttaaaacttttttagtgtttttttctaatctaatctaatctaatcagaccctagcgcagccaatctttcgaagggatcctggagagtgccttaggttagatgacgcctagcactcttcttgtcatttattaacatttgtagtgcgccattgcatcggaatgcattgaaacatcacaagcgttaaagcggccaggcctactgcgtaaagccgtatcgcagagatgactcgtaattgggttgagtttgagcactgagtgttcgaacaacaacacaattttgaatcgacaggggaggaagaagcgtggggacacaccaccatacgctccgagatttgattgtattcgttgggagaaccatgctaagaaggtttggtactccgggaccctctgggatgggacattgtatttccacgaatgccctggacactatttgccgtggttatagcgccacaactcgctctctgtaacagtattcctaattccaatccacgctcaccaagtcgtcatggcctagcggttagcatttttgcttaccaatccaaagacgggggttcgaaccccgcctagagcgactatgatttttcgttcaatttcaaattttatgtgttcttaactttctcgttgggagcagatgggcatcgaacccagatccattcgcttacaaagcgaacaccgtaaccagtcagccacagcCGCtcccaaaacttttttagtgatttttcgatgaaaaatacgttttttgggaattttgtgtacgccatcaaatcgggcgtctaattttacattaagtcccgttgacaccaaatttctatctcatcgccgtttcaggctgcaaatgattgaaaaacacctcttttttcgcagagatataaaaaaaacggacctcggattcgtgatcagggacaaaggtttccgagcttccgtggccgtgaggttacgggtttcgccttgtaagcggaaggtgatgggttcgattcctgtctggctcggcaaagtcagatcccttaaaagagtaaatatgctcactgggaatactgaccggtaggggatgggtctcgactagcggcgtgctgggtttccaatccagaggtcgtgagttcgattctcgtaccgggatgatgatgatgatgatgaaggttaccccaaaagaaaaaaatcacgcaaatctaagaggggtcagggcaactgctgtgtgagttggcggagaattacccatacagatttgagaattttaacaaACCTTTTTTGCATGGATAGCTGCTAAATTTAGACGAAAATCTATATAAATGACTaaacatgtttgaaaatatggaaaactcaaaaatatttcagaaaaaattagaaattttgaaagagtataaaattctttaaaatatttttgagcttcaaatttttcCCATAAAACATCGAATTAAGATTTTTGTCTCAGTAGGCGGCTTTTGGGACGCTCATTTTTGAACTCACAAAACTGgcactaaaatattaaatttatttgaaataatgtttattgataaggccgttgcaaatatttttcaaaggttaTGTCCCTCAGCTCTTACCAAAGTTGAGGGGGAggggtaaaaataaaaaaatataaaaatttaaattacaagcctaggtttcaacatttggatgaaaaaagtgtttcaaaatgctttttacaggcgtacattTGCTTTcctatcattagttttgaaaatatcgaggtattgacggaattttttttccccaaaaaaattttttttttggtgggacTGCAcattggtattttatgaaaatttaaaatgttttcaaaggagttcaaacatgctaaatatgattataaacgcaggaaaatgcattaaaactgattttaagttggttaaactataattttcattaaaattttgaagttttagaaaaaaatatttttttgccccctgatttttcaggccaactttaaactttgaaaaatatttgcaacggcctaactaggcttagtgatttttcatgctcgaaaattgcaaatttcacgggcccctaatttcaaaacaccaaatttcacggaaatttcgcagaaagtgattttttttaaaataaccgtgaaaattttatgtaaaagtaacaaaaactgccttttttgctttattttatataattttttaataagctaataaaaattcttcaccaaatttgaacgtgacacagaaaacaaaaaaatttccacgtggtttatggatgggctctataaatgttttgaattgtAGGGCAAACGTAAACgatcagaaaacaaaaaagttgtattttttaacttccACGGGAACCattcacccaaataatcaaatatcgttaaaattaaacagaacaTGGAAAAATCCGAAATATTCTTAAATGGTGATTTTATAGATAAACATAACTAATCATTTAGTCTTGAATGAAACAAGCTAGAATcttctaatttaattttaaaatttgaaatgaaaatatttctaaagtAAATTATTTTCCTGAGAAAAACTGCTAAACTATTATTGATATTCTAATTAACCATCTACTTCCTCAACATTTTTGTCTACTCTAAtggaattaattatttttttcattttattcttATTGCTTGCTTCTCCGGTCAATGGTACATTGACTTAAGGAAAGATGACTGTTTCTATTGAATGTTACTTTTATATCaatgtttgcttttaattgatttctaaaaataaatctttcaaaaactaATCACAAAATACTTGTTAAGACAATTTTAATAAGTTTTGGTGTAAaagctaaaatttgtaaaacaaaaCCTTTTTGGTAACTGCAATCAAATGATTGATgaccaattccagctcaaatcaggaatttttctggtacttttgtacccgaccctctccgatttcactgaaacattgtagacatgttatcctatataaaaacgatataaatcaaaaagagccaatagtactcgaaaataacatttgagaagggcgtaaggtatttaaatatttttgtattttgaaatttaaaaaattactgtatctcgaagccgttgcgtcgtataaaaaagtggtcaaagacaaactt from Culex quinquefasciatus strain JHB chromosome 3, VPISU_Cqui_1.0_pri_paternal, whole genome shotgun sequence includes:
- the LOC119769350 gene encoding craniofacial development protein 2-like, translating into MYHPARAGLLARELHKLNVHVAAIQEVRWPGHGEREFTAVDPIANTSFKYHIYYSGGEKAMHGVGFVVIGDQKNRVIKWKVVNDRICVLRIKGKFFNYSLINIYAPTNDKPDDEKDAFYERLDKTYGECPRHDVKIVIGDANAQVGREAFFHPVIGKESLHPRTNDNGLRLVNFAAARGMAICSTFFARMNIRKHTWRHPNGESCTQIDHVLVDGRHFSDVMDVRSYRGPNIDSDHFLVACKIRARLSNVLTPRTARVARLNVQRLASSDVAAEYSRKLDERINEDAPTVIGTTRGRKPKGWFDAECQRVTDEKNEARKRMLVKGTRRNCERYSELRRAEKRIHRRKEREYDETILAEAEAQYNVNDKRRFYATVNGVRRKTTPSPVMCNDTEGNLLTDKTAVAARWKEHFQQLLNGEAREGIVEDRIHVEEDGKAVDPPTLEEVAKAVKELKNGKSAGKDGLPAELFKHGVRG